The following proteins are encoded in a genomic region of Drosophila willistoni isolate 14030-0811.24 chromosome 3R, UCI_dwil_1.1, whole genome shotgun sequence:
- the LOC6650762 gene encoding uncharacterized protein LOC6650762 isoform X2, whose protein sequence is MKIRKMFFFIYYMVILLVIQRTNCTLCVTKVIVRVPKEKDIGLIFDLTVTNKGEKKDIQEFVVTSDGTCTLNTTNGDQVRNVGRIFGGDFGAIQPGKTETISLSLYNRVGTCPIIISTTNSQNELSHTLQLLHFDTRFETLDPEKHSLRKHRDFTDCNNWDKDYFHNCTPLNCEERYFGQRSFYNFKTEQCEQVTPCSSQDEYYDMYANECVDKNNFITEEELEQIRDGKFDNNYLELRGGSSNGNKETPTASTKKGCSSKPKQCSSGRLSLQDFNNCLQHLEMGKTEEEINQGKAIRESQPNMSGKKSTLGLSLTSFYYDWYLPWRSENIEEEEQDREGTILAGSHEVSSGARKLDILGWIGLISKGLFIILLLIIFQMALTCVTYIFICITIYGFLELVSKLKKPETFDGLSRKLTPRDTESQHSIVTSTSCMSQR, encoded by the exons ATGAAAATcagaaaaatgtttttttttatctactATATGGTAATCCTTTTAGTTATTCAACGCACCAATTGTACTCTATGCGTCACAAAGGTAATCGTACGTGTTCCTAAAGAAAAGGACATTGGACTTATATTTG ATCTAACAGTAACCAACAAAGGTGAAAAAAAAGACATCCAAGAGTTTGTTGTGACCTCAGATGGCACTTGTACGTTGAACACAACCAATGGGGATCAGGTTAGAAATGTTGGACGAATTTTTGGTGGGGATTTTGGTGCCATTCAGCCGGGCAAAACTGAAACCATTTCTCTA TCACTTTACAATCGTGTGGGCACATGCCCCATCATTATAAGCACTACAAACTCACAGAACGAATTGTCTCATACATTGCAATTGCTCCATTTTGATACGCGTTTTGAAACATTGGATCCCGAAAAACATTCACTGCGTAAGCATCGGGATTTTACGGATTGCAATAACTGGGACAAGGACTATTTTCATAATTGCACGCCTCTAAATTGTGAGGAACGGTATTTTGGCCAACGTAGTTTCTACAACTTTAAGACGGAGCAGTGTGAGCAAGTGACTCCTTGTTCAAGCCAGGATGAGTATTACGACATGTATGCAAATGAGTGTGTGGATAAGAATAATTTCATAACTGAAGAAGAGCTGGAGCAGATTAGAGATGGCAAATTTGATAACAACTATTTGGAATTGCGCGGTGGT AGCTCGAATGGAAATAAGGAAACACCAACAGCTTCGACAAAGAAAGGATGTTCATCGAAGCCAAAACAATGTAGCTCTGGCAGACTTTCTTTGCAGGATTTTAACAATTGCTTACAGCATTTAGAAATGGGTAAAACGGAAGAGGAAATCAATCAGGGGAAAGCAATTAGGGAGTCACAGCCAAATATGTCGGGAAAAAAATCTACACTGGGATTGAGCTTGACCAGTTTTTACTATGACTGGTATTTGCCTTGGAGGTCGGAGAATATCGAGGAGGAGGAGCAAGATCGAGAAGGAACAATATTGGCTGGCAGTCATGAAGTTTCTTCGGGAGCACGAAAATTAGATATCTTGGGTTGGATAGGGCTAATAAGCAAAGGGCTATTTATT ATCCtattgttaattatttttcaGATGGCGCTCACTTGTGTAACCTACATCTTTATATGTATTACCATTTACGGTTTCCTGGAATTGGTGTCCAAGCTAAAAAAACCAGAGACATTCGATGGCTTAAGCAGAAAGTTAACTCCTCGAGATACAGAAAGCCAACATAGCATTGTGACCAGCACTAGTTGCATGTCCCAGCGTTAA
- the LOC6650762 gene encoding uncharacterized protein LOC6650762 isoform X1, which produces MKIRKMFFFIYYMVILLVIQRTNCTLCVTKVIVRVPKEKDIGLIFDLTVTNKGEKKDIQEFVVTSDGTCTLNTTNGDQVRNVGRIFGGDFGAIQPGKTETISLVWPTVSLYNRVGTCPIIISTTNSQNELSHTLQLLHFDTRFETLDPEKHSLRKHRDFTDCNNWDKDYFHNCTPLNCEERYFGQRSFYNFKTEQCEQVTPCSSQDEYYDMYANECVDKNNFITEEELEQIRDGKFDNNYLELRGGSSNGNKETPTASTKKGCSSKPKQCSSGRLSLQDFNNCLQHLEMGKTEEEINQGKAIRESQPNMSGKKSTLGLSLTSFYYDWYLPWRSENIEEEEQDREGTILAGSHEVSSGARKLDILGWIGLISKGLFIILLLIIFQMALTCVTYIFICITIYGFLELVSKLKKPETFDGLSRKLTPRDTESQHSIVTSTSCMSQR; this is translated from the exons ATGAAAATcagaaaaatgtttttttttatctactATATGGTAATCCTTTTAGTTATTCAACGCACCAATTGTACTCTATGCGTCACAAAGGTAATCGTACGTGTTCCTAAAGAAAAGGACATTGGACTTATATTTG ATCTAACAGTAACCAACAAAGGTGAAAAAAAAGACATCCAAGAGTTTGTTGTGACCTCAGATGGCACTTGTACGTTGAACACAACCAATGGGGATCAGGTTAGAAATGTTGGACGAATTTTTGGTGGGGATTTTGGTGCCATTCAGCCGGGCAAAACTGAAACCATTTCTCTAGTATGGCCGACTGTG TCACTTTACAATCGTGTGGGCACATGCCCCATCATTATAAGCACTACAAACTCACAGAACGAATTGTCTCATACATTGCAATTGCTCCATTTTGATACGCGTTTTGAAACATTGGATCCCGAAAAACATTCACTGCGTAAGCATCGGGATTTTACGGATTGCAATAACTGGGACAAGGACTATTTTCATAATTGCACGCCTCTAAATTGTGAGGAACGGTATTTTGGCCAACGTAGTTTCTACAACTTTAAGACGGAGCAGTGTGAGCAAGTGACTCCTTGTTCAAGCCAGGATGAGTATTACGACATGTATGCAAATGAGTGTGTGGATAAGAATAATTTCATAACTGAAGAAGAGCTGGAGCAGATTAGAGATGGCAAATTTGATAACAACTATTTGGAATTGCGCGGTGGT AGCTCGAATGGAAATAAGGAAACACCAACAGCTTCGACAAAGAAAGGATGTTCATCGAAGCCAAAACAATGTAGCTCTGGCAGACTTTCTTTGCAGGATTTTAACAATTGCTTACAGCATTTAGAAATGGGTAAAACGGAAGAGGAAATCAATCAGGGGAAAGCAATTAGGGAGTCACAGCCAAATATGTCGGGAAAAAAATCTACACTGGGATTGAGCTTGACCAGTTTTTACTATGACTGGTATTTGCCTTGGAGGTCGGAGAATATCGAGGAGGAGGAGCAAGATCGAGAAGGAACAATATTGGCTGGCAGTCATGAAGTTTCTTCGGGAGCACGAAAATTAGATATCTTGGGTTGGATAGGGCTAATAAGCAAAGGGCTATTTATT ATCCtattgttaattatttttcaGATGGCGCTCACTTGTGTAACCTACATCTTTATATGTATTACCATTTACGGTTTCCTGGAATTGGTGTCCAAGCTAAAAAAACCAGAGACATTCGATGGCTTAAGCAGAAAGTTAACTCCTCGAGATACAGAAAGCCAACATAGCATTGTGACCAGCACTAGTTGCATGTCCCAGCGTTAA
- the LOC6650762 gene encoding uncharacterized protein LOC6650762 isoform X3, whose amino-acid sequence MKIRKMFFFIYYMVILLVIQRTNCTLCVTKVIVRVPKEKDIGLIFDLTVTNKGEKKDIQEFVVTSDGTCTLNTTNGDQVRNVGRIFGGDFGAIQPGKTETISLVWPTVSLYNRVGTCPIIISTTNSQNELSHTLQLLHFDTRFETLDPEKHSLRKHRDFTDCNNWDKDYFHNCTPLNCEERYFGQRSFYNFKTEQCEQVTPCSSQDEYYDMYANECVDKNNFITEEELEQIRDGKFDNNYLELRGGSSNGNKETPTASTKKGCSSKPKQCSSGRLSLQDFNNCLQHLEMGKTEEEINQGKAIRESQPNMSGKKSTLGLSLTSFYYDWYLPWRSENIEEEEQDREGTILAGSHEVSSGARKLDILGWIGLISKGLFIMALTCVTYIFICITIYGFLELVSKLKKPETFDGLSRKLTPRDTESQHSIVTSTSCMSQR is encoded by the exons ATGAAAATcagaaaaatgtttttttttatctactATATGGTAATCCTTTTAGTTATTCAACGCACCAATTGTACTCTATGCGTCACAAAGGTAATCGTACGTGTTCCTAAAGAAAAGGACATTGGACTTATATTTG ATCTAACAGTAACCAACAAAGGTGAAAAAAAAGACATCCAAGAGTTTGTTGTGACCTCAGATGGCACTTGTACGTTGAACACAACCAATGGGGATCAGGTTAGAAATGTTGGACGAATTTTTGGTGGGGATTTTGGTGCCATTCAGCCGGGCAAAACTGAAACCATTTCTCTAGTATGGCCGACTGTG TCACTTTACAATCGTGTGGGCACATGCCCCATCATTATAAGCACTACAAACTCACAGAACGAATTGTCTCATACATTGCAATTGCTCCATTTTGATACGCGTTTTGAAACATTGGATCCCGAAAAACATTCACTGCGTAAGCATCGGGATTTTACGGATTGCAATAACTGGGACAAGGACTATTTTCATAATTGCACGCCTCTAAATTGTGAGGAACGGTATTTTGGCCAACGTAGTTTCTACAACTTTAAGACGGAGCAGTGTGAGCAAGTGACTCCTTGTTCAAGCCAGGATGAGTATTACGACATGTATGCAAATGAGTGTGTGGATAAGAATAATTTCATAACTGAAGAAGAGCTGGAGCAGATTAGAGATGGCAAATTTGATAACAACTATTTGGAATTGCGCGGTGGT AGCTCGAATGGAAATAAGGAAACACCAACAGCTTCGACAAAGAAAGGATGTTCATCGAAGCCAAAACAATGTAGCTCTGGCAGACTTTCTTTGCAGGATTTTAACAATTGCTTACAGCATTTAGAAATGGGTAAAACGGAAGAGGAAATCAATCAGGGGAAAGCAATTAGGGAGTCACAGCCAAATATGTCGGGAAAAAAATCTACACTGGGATTGAGCTTGACCAGTTTTTACTATGACTGGTATTTGCCTTGGAGGTCGGAGAATATCGAGGAGGAGGAGCAAGATCGAGAAGGAACAATATTGGCTGGCAGTCATGAAGTTTCTTCGGGAGCACGAAAATTAGATATCTTGGGTTGGATAGGGCTAATAAGCAAAGGGCTATTTATT ATGGCGCTCACTTGTGTAACCTACATCTTTATATGTATTACCATTTACGGTTTCCTGGAATTGGTGTCCAAGCTAAAAAAACCAGAGACATTCGATGGCTTAAGCAGAAAGTTAACTCCTCGAGATACAGAAAGCCAACATAGCATTGTGACCAGCACTAGTTGCATGTCCCAGCGTTAA
- the LOC6650763 gene encoding coiled-coil domain-containing protein 115 — translation MSTQKIEKEAASQLLDSLYLDMFHLIEDHTQSRINIERTNASGAILLARTRFQQGGNNSVSVAQIPTKNSTEFNALCRVVSASDEKNGNEISIERHAVEKSTGYVEPLNWFSVLPPMSLRQAASTFKDCIELLAESANLQRQLDAIINNISSMKQFIIKQ, via the coding sequence ATGTCaacacaaaaaattgaaaaggaAGCTGCTAGCCAACTGTTGGATTCCCTTTACCTGGACATGTTCCATTTAATCGAGGACCACACGCAAAGCCGCATTAATATTGAACGAACAAACGCCAGTGGAGCCATTCTTCTTGCCAGAACGCGTTTCCAACAAGGAGGCAATAATTCAGTCTCCGTCGCACAGATACCCACCAAAAATAGTACAGAATTTAATGCCCTTTGTCGGGTTGTAAGTGCATCTGACGAAAAGAACGGAAATGAGATAAGCATCGAACGTCACGCTGTGGAGAAGTCTACTGGATACGTGGAGCCTCTAAATTGGTTTAGTGTACTGCCACCAATGAGTCTTCGGCAGGCCGCTTCTACATTTAAAGATTGTATTGAATTGCTGGCAGAGAGCGCTAATCTTCAACGACAATTGGATGCTATAATTAATAACATCTCCAGCATGAAGCAGTTTATAATAAAGCAATAA
- the LOC6650764 gene encoding phosphatidylinositol 4-kinase type 2-beta isoform X1: MSYEKSTDPPLLQLEDEVDLIGDYVKDQSTSNNNEQQQLFTHLNGLDANSSNINQLTTKVEINTIGLGKGRIKKKSKRTREPMLLTMDDDDDDIHVDGKGDHPDDDADADDDDDDEEDVLLNRKPVSSNNIVNPALRNGNRHKITTAEESSSNESLCSPQPLAISHLTAATASAKSTSPSKSSTLIARLPHEEVDDICLVPEIDFEGMSTDAGSDNRESQPLLGGGGGGIRISHVLGGLGHGHDHVDLLSNVFGDDPLFSEVVAQSELAIEQGVLPERIYQGSSGSYFVKDPSNRCVAVFKPKDEEPYGRLNPKWTKWMHKLCCPCCFGRACLIPNQGYLSEAGASLVDRKLNLNVVPKTRVVRLVAESFNYARIDRQKAKLKKRIKEHYPSAHFNRMSLPLKTGSFQMFVEGYKDADYWLRRFESEPLSPAVAKSFQLQFERLVVLDYIIRNTDRGNDNWLIKYVAPKVTGEVGGTGGRTMTEALRPNNNNQGQKRQQQIADINESPPLHSAGGNPTTSDYMGRENQNSQQRKPNSSTSSEEDGQTKADQSKDSHASDVPWNLVDSPQIKIAAIDNGLAFPFKHPDSWRAYPYHWAWLPQAKVPFSEDIKDHVLPQLSDMNFVEEICFELLYLFQQDRGFDKRLFERQMSVMRGQILNLTQALRDGKSPVQLVQMPAVVVERSSGSRFFSFTQRFQNKSPFFSWC; this comes from the exons ATGAGTTATGAAAAATCCACAGATCCTCCACTACTGCAACTTGAGGATGAAGTTGATCTCATTGGGGATTATGTCAAAGACCAGAGCACCAGCAATAATAATGAACAGCAACAGCTGTTCACACATTTAAACGGCTTGGATGCCAATTCAAGCAATATCAATCAGCTGACCACCAAAGTTGAG ATCAACACAATTGGATTGGGTAAAGGGCGCATCAAGAAAAAGTCCAAACGAACGCGTGAACCCATGCTTTTGACtatggatgatgatgatgacgatatCCACGTAGATGGTAAAGGAGATCACCCGGATGATGATGccgatgctgatgatgatgacgacgatgaagAAGATGTGTTACTTAATCGAAAACCAGTCTCCAGCAACAACATTGTTAATCCAGCCCTGCGCAATGGTAATAGACACAAAATCACAACTGCCGAAGAGAGCAGCAGCAATGAGAGTCTTTGCTCACCGCAACCGTTGGCGATTAGTCActtaacagcagcaacagcatcagccAAATCAACGTCGCCTTCAAAATCTTCAACGCTTATAGCCCGACTGCCTCACGAGGAGGTCGATGATATTTGTCTAGTGCCAGAAATTGATTTCGAGGGTATGTCCACGGACGCAGGCAGTGATAATCGAGAATCCCAGCCTCTTCTGGGCGGTGGAGGAGGTGGCATTCGTATAAGCCACGTACTCGGTGGCCTAGGACATGGACATGATCATGTAGATCTATTATCAAACGTATTTGGCG ATGATCCACTTTTTTCTGAGGTTGTGGCCCAATCGGAATTGGCCATTGAGCAAGGTGTGTTGCCCGAACGTATTTATCAGGGTAGCAGTGGTTCCTATTTTGTGAAAGATCCTTCAAAT CGCTGTGTTGCCGTATTTAAACCTAAAGATGAAGAGCCATACGGCCGACTGAATCCAAAATGGACCAAATGGATGCACAAGCTTTGCTGTCCCTGTTGTTTTGGACGTGCTTGCTTGATTCCAAATCAGGG GTATCTTTCGGAAGCGGGTGCCAGTTTGGTGGAtcgcaaattaaatttaaacgtGGTGCCAAAGACTCGGGTGGTTCGACTTGTGGCCGAGAGTTTCAACTATGCACGCATTGATCGCCAAAAAGCCAAACTTAAGAAACGCATCAAGGAGCATTATCCATCAGCTCATTTCAATCGCATGAGTTTGCCTCTAAAG ACTGGTTCCTTTCAAATGTTTGTAGAAGGCTACAAAGATGCCGACTATTGGCTGCGTCGATTTGAGAGCGAACCATTGTCACCCGCTGTGGCAAAGTCATTTCAGTTGCAATTCGAGCGACTTGTTGTCCTGGACTATATCATACGAAATACAGATCGGGGCAACGATAATTGGCTAATCAAATATGTGGCTCCCAAAGTAACTGGAGAAGTGGGTGGTACTGGTGGCCGCACCATGACAGAAGCCTTACGtcctaataataataaccagGGACAAAAACGTCAGCAGCAAATTGCTGATATTAATGAATCCCCTCCGTTACACTCTGCTGGTGGTAATCCAACAACTTCCGATTACATGGGCAGGGAGAATCAAAATAGCCAGCAGCGTAAGCCAAATAGTTCAACCAGTAGTGAAGAGGATGGACAAACAAAAGCTGATCAATCGAAAGATTCACACGCTTCGGATGTTCCATGGAATTTAGTGGATTCTCCACAAATCAAAATTGCAGCTATTGATAATGGTCTGGCATTTCCTTTTAAACACCCAGACTCATGGCGCGCTTATCCCTATCATTGGGCTTGGTTACCTCAAGCCAAAGTGCCATTTAGTGAAGACATTAAGGATCATGTGTTGCCACAGTTGTCAGATATGAATTTTGTTGAGGAAATATGCTTTGAACTGTTATATCTGTTCCAACAGGATCGTGGATTCGATAAGCGTCTCTTTGAGCGTCAAATGTCTGTGATGCGAGGCCAGATCTTAAATCTGACTCAAGCATTAAGGGATGGTAAATCTCCTGTACAACTGGTTCAGATGCCAGCCGTTGTTGTAGAGCG CTCCAGTGGCAGTCGGTTCTTTTCCTTCACCCAGCGCTTCCAGAACAAGAGTCCATTCTTCTCTTGGTG TTAA
- the LOC6650764 gene encoding phosphatidylinositol 4-kinase type 2-alpha isoform X2, whose protein sequence is MSKYFDQFTPKEKRRQHQREQQQSSTEDDGQTQQRRQPTAPRRKASQPVKPTDNRDLEHPTTSKPIVLPSSESLQPSEISTSMPYACICCKERCQSLEKDYLPAASDLEDEPPILFDAPSMKRGSDDTVTVKIERPRCQCANCPLRNLYDPLFSEVVAQSELAIEQGVLPERIYQGSSGSYFVKDPSNRCVAVFKPKDEEPYGRLNPKWTKWMHKLCCPCCFGRACLIPNQGYLSEAGASLVDRKLNLNVVPKTRVVRLVAESFNYARIDRQKAKLKKRIKEHYPSAHFNRMSLPLKTGSFQMFVEGYKDADYWLRRFESEPLSPAVAKSFQLQFERLVVLDYIIRNTDRGNDNWLIKYVAPKVTGEVGGTGGRTMTEALRPNNNNQGQKRQQQIADINESPPLHSAGGNPTTSDYMGRENQNSQQRKPNSSTSSEEDGQTKADQSKDSHASDVPWNLVDSPQIKIAAIDNGLAFPFKHPDSWRAYPYHWAWLPQAKVPFSEDIKDHVLPQLSDMNFVEEICFELLYLFQQDRGFDKRLFERQMSVMRGQILNLTQALRDGKSPVQLVQMPAVVVERSSGSRFFSFTQRFQNKSPFFSWC, encoded by the exons ATGAGTAAATATTTTGACCAGTTCACACCGAAGGAGAAGCGACGGCAGCATCAACGAGAGCAACAGCAATCATCAACTGAGGACGATGGACAAACGCAACAGCGAAGGCAGCCGACTGCACCGAGGAGAAAGGCAAGTCAACCGGTGAAACCGACTGATAACCGCGATTTGGAGCATCCAACAACAAGCAAGCCGATTGTATTACCCAGTTCGGAAAGTTTACAGCCATCTGAAATCTCCACATCGATGCCATATGCCTGCATTTGCTGCAAGGAAAGGTGTCAGAGTTTAGAAAAGGATTATCTACCTGCAGCATCGGACCTCGAAGATGAACCACCCATTTTGTTTGATGCGCCATCAATGAAACGTGGCTCGGATGATACAGTAACTGTGAAAATTGAACGACCACGATGTCAATGTGCCAATTGTCCCCTGAGGAACTTGT ATGATCCACTTTTTTCTGAGGTTGTGGCCCAATCGGAATTGGCCATTGAGCAAGGTGTGTTGCCCGAACGTATTTATCAGGGTAGCAGTGGTTCCTATTTTGTGAAAGATCCTTCAAAT CGCTGTGTTGCCGTATTTAAACCTAAAGATGAAGAGCCATACGGCCGACTGAATCCAAAATGGACCAAATGGATGCACAAGCTTTGCTGTCCCTGTTGTTTTGGACGTGCTTGCTTGATTCCAAATCAGGG GTATCTTTCGGAAGCGGGTGCCAGTTTGGTGGAtcgcaaattaaatttaaacgtGGTGCCAAAGACTCGGGTGGTTCGACTTGTGGCCGAGAGTTTCAACTATGCACGCATTGATCGCCAAAAAGCCAAACTTAAGAAACGCATCAAGGAGCATTATCCATCAGCTCATTTCAATCGCATGAGTTTGCCTCTAAAG ACTGGTTCCTTTCAAATGTTTGTAGAAGGCTACAAAGATGCCGACTATTGGCTGCGTCGATTTGAGAGCGAACCATTGTCACCCGCTGTGGCAAAGTCATTTCAGTTGCAATTCGAGCGACTTGTTGTCCTGGACTATATCATACGAAATACAGATCGGGGCAACGATAATTGGCTAATCAAATATGTGGCTCCCAAAGTAACTGGAGAAGTGGGTGGTACTGGTGGCCGCACCATGACAGAAGCCTTACGtcctaataataataaccagGGACAAAAACGTCAGCAGCAAATTGCTGATATTAATGAATCCCCTCCGTTACACTCTGCTGGTGGTAATCCAACAACTTCCGATTACATGGGCAGGGAGAATCAAAATAGCCAGCAGCGTAAGCCAAATAGTTCAACCAGTAGTGAAGAGGATGGACAAACAAAAGCTGATCAATCGAAAGATTCACACGCTTCGGATGTTCCATGGAATTTAGTGGATTCTCCACAAATCAAAATTGCAGCTATTGATAATGGTCTGGCATTTCCTTTTAAACACCCAGACTCATGGCGCGCTTATCCCTATCATTGGGCTTGGTTACCTCAAGCCAAAGTGCCATTTAGTGAAGACATTAAGGATCATGTGTTGCCACAGTTGTCAGATATGAATTTTGTTGAGGAAATATGCTTTGAACTGTTATATCTGTTCCAACAGGATCGTGGATTCGATAAGCGTCTCTTTGAGCGTCAAATGTCTGTGATGCGAGGCCAGATCTTAAATCTGACTCAAGCATTAAGGGATGGTAAATCTCCTGTACAACTGGTTCAGATGCCAGCCGTTGTTGTAGAGCG CTCCAGTGGCAGTCGGTTCTTTTCCTTCACCCAGCGCTTCCAGAACAAGAGTCCATTCTTCTCTTGGTG TTAA
- the LOC6650765 gene encoding DNA cross-link repair 1 protein, which produces MATSNVGKIRLKNLNELQNSYFSENSNSTSATECVVISPETPNKVAKASRGRRAATTVKKKRGANSENAENTKKIVANTTVKRVNKKEPPQGQMRIDSFFKSAAKNYKVEVAVPMTTLTSSSKNKKKTTNRVRQKGRKRLFDDETTTSTSTTATNAFSDETEPKMKLRTRFRKQPLRNAKINNVKTESNDVIDLCTDEDDQTLTVLGITPKKCLEPLDTNENIIQEPLIPSQVDIQKATISPKKSLEFLDPNENIIEELMIPSPVVIEKNPISPKRTLEPLNAHENIMQVLKIPSPVDIVKPTNSRRPRGSPKPCPPYKIVEGTNFCVDGFQFGVIPNVTHYFLSHYHADHYIGLTRKFSLPIYMSPTTARLVRTFIKLDDIYINEIDVDQTIIIDNIEITAIDANHCPGALMFFFKLSSGQTILHTGDFRANFEMESLPIFWNNPQLDVLYLDTTYLNKNYDFSHQSESIDRAVSLVKEFHNKHKDKRILHVCGAYVIGKEKIWLTVAKEFKLKVWTEPHRRAAIDCLHLPDAETYLYDDPNEANLHVIGLGQISYPSLVQYFDLYQDKYDMILALRPSGWEKNRKPSYGKRISVIGIEYSEHSSYKELERFVRFLKPRKVISTVPTERDLFVTGKVPTNWYDYEGPASMLSKAFQPSITTFLKNTPQIQKSKMSSICKSVASNEMVISPLSPSNKTNANEENANATIASSASISHSPVQDQLHQPQPVSRLTSDASDDMLSFL; this is translated from the exons ATGGCTACCTCGAATGTAGGAAAAATACGTTTGAAAAACCTAAACGAGTTGCAAAATTCGTATTTTAGTGAAAACTCCAATAGCACATCAGCAACAGAATGTGTTGTTATTTCACCGGAGACTCCAAACAAGGTGGCCAAAGCGTCTCGAGGTCGTCGGGCGGCAACAACagttaagaaaaaaagagGCGCAAATAGTGAGAATGCGGAAAATACAAAGAAAATTGTGGCAAATACTACAGTAAAGCGTGTAAATAAAAAGGAACCACCACAGGGACAAATGCGCATTGATTCCTTCTTCAAGAGTGCAGCGAAAAACTATAAAGTTGAAGTAGCTGTACCTATGACAACTTTGACTTCCTcatctaaaaacaaaaagaagacgACGAACCGAGTGCGACAAAAGGGACGCAAACGTCTCTTTGATGATGAAACCACAACGTCGACTTCAACAACTGCCACAAACGCTTTCAGTGATGAGACAGAACCCAAGATGAAGCTCCGAACGAGGTTTAGAAAACAGCCTTTACGAAACGCAAAGATTAATAATGTCAAAACGGAATCAAATGATGTTATTGATCTTTGTACTGATGAAGATGATCAAACTCTTACGGTGCTCGGCATTACACCTAAGAAATGCCTAGAGCCCTTAGATACCAATGAGAATATCATACAGGAGCCCTTGATTCCTAGTCAAGTTGACATACAGAAAGCCACAATTTCTCCTAAAAAAAGCCTAGAGTTCTTAGATCCCAATGAGAATATCATAGAGGAGCTCATGATTCCAAGTCCAGTTGTGATAGAGAAAAACCCAATTTCTCCTAAGAGAACCCTAGAGCCCTTAAATGCCCATGAGAATATCATGCAGGTGCTCAAGATTCCGAGTCCAGTTGACATAGTCAAACCCACGAACTCGCGAAGACCACGGGGATCACCAAAACCGTGTCCACCGTACAAAATCGTTGAAGGCACAAATTTCTGTGTAGATGGTTTCCAATTTGGTGTAATTCCCAATGTAACTCATTATTTTCTTAGCCATTATCATGCTGATCATTATATTGGTCTCACCCGCAAGTTTTCCCTTCCGATTTACATGAGTCCAACTACGGCGCGCCTGGTGCGCACGTTTATAAAACTAGATGACATTTATATAAACGAGATTGATGTAGATCAGACAATTATAATAGATAATATTGAGATTACTGCAATTGATGCTAATCA TTGTCCTGGTGCCTTGATGTTCTTCTTCAAGCTTAGCTCTGGCCAAACTATACTCCACACTGGTGATTTTCGAGCCAACTTTGAGATGGAATCATTACCCATTTTCTGGAATAACCCGCAATTGGACGTGCTTTATCTTGATACAACCTatctaaataaaaattatgatttttcCCATCAAAGTGAAAGCATTGATCGTGCCGTAAGTTTGGTTAAAGAGTTTCACAACAAACACAAGGACAAGCGTATTCTCCATGTCTGTGGCGCGTATGTAATtggcaaagaaaaaatttgGCTAACAGTGGCCAAAgagtttaaattaaaagtctGGACTGAGCCGCATCGACGGGCAGCCATCGATTGCTTACATTTGCCGGACGCTGAAACATACTTATATGATGATCCAAATGAGGCGAATTTGCATGTAATAGGTTTAGGACAGATAAGCTATCCA agccTGGTGCAGTATTTCGATTTATACCAAGATAAATACGATATGATCCTGGCGCTAAGACCAAGTGGTTGGGAGAAGAACAGAAAACCATCATATGGCAAACGGATTAGTGTTATAGGCATTGAATATTCGGAACACTCTAGCTATAAAGAACTGGAAAGATTTGTTCGCTTTCTAAAGCCACGTAAGGTAATTAGCACAGTTCCAACAGAAAGGGATCTGTTTGTTACTGGAAAAGTGCCAACTAACTGGTATGACTATGAAGGACCTGCCAGCATGTTGTCCAAAGCGTTTCAGCCATCTattacaacatttttaaaaaacacGCCTCAAATCCAAAAATCGAAAATGTCATCGATTTGTAAATCAGTTGCAAGTAATGAAATGGTCATAAGCCCGCTTAGTCCATCAAACAAAACTAATGCAAACGAAGAAAATGCAAATGcgacaattgcttcaagtgCGTCCATTTCTCACAGCCCAGTACAAGATCAACTCCATCAACCACAACCCGTGAGCAGGTTGACATCAGATGCATCGGATGATATGCTTTCATTTTTATAG